Proteins found in one Triticum aestivum cultivar Chinese Spring chromosome 4D, IWGSC CS RefSeq v2.1, whole genome shotgun sequence genomic segment:
- the LOC123099779 gene encoding ATP synthase subunit 9, mitochondrial yields the protein MLEGGKSIGAGAATIALAGAAVGVGNVLSSLIHSVARNPSLAKQSFGYAILGFALTEAIALFAPMMAFLISFVFRSHKKS from the coding sequence ATGTTAGAAGGTGGTAAATCAATAGGTGCCGGAGCTGCTACAATTGCTTTAGCCGGAGCTGCTGTCGGTGTTGGAAACGTCCTCAGTTCTTTGATTCATTCCGTGGCGCGAAATCCATCATTGGCTAAACAATCATTTGGTTATGCCATTTTGGGCTTTGCTCTCACCGAAGCTATTGCATTGTTTGCCCCAATGATGGCCTTTCTGATCTCATTCGTTTTCCGGTCGCATAAAAAGTCATGA